The genomic stretch tttttttttcacccttCGTGTCGACAAAGTTTTGTTATAATAGAACCAAAtcttaaataacaaattaaaCCAGATATTTCACACgcatgatattttgtatttttgcttTTTACGAGAACATTTATTGAGCAAAGACATAAATTTACCTACGTGACTTTCGTCATTTCTGTCGCGAAACCCATTTAAATGTATTCCATGCGGGAATTGGATTGTACGTTTATCACCCACGTAATTTTACGGATGACTTGATTGCAAAATACAATagtatatgaaatttcaaagtgTTCATTTGTCTTAATGCAAACCTTGAATATCTAGTTTCAATGCctaggcattgtaactaaaatacaaactttcaagtaggagctatctatattatatatatatgtagttaactacatcaaaatacaaggactgaaaaaaatattaaaatatcatttcctgaaaaagagttatttgagctgaaaaaatgatcccgggtaaaatatttagaaaaaatatagacaactccgcaaagactttatgataggcttaggtgggTATTGatctagaacctcatgcaaactatgcactttttacctctaaccatggaaaaagcatgcatacttgccacatggattagcaatctgaatacaaaactatgtaaagatcaaataattgattgccctagGGAACGTGGGGCATTTTCTGTGGTGAATTTTGTCAGCAAacacgattttttttaaataagccaaaacccacagaatttcacaaggtgaaatatatcaaaaaggctactgctggaaagagaacagtCTCAACTACcaatacatatgcgtcaaagtatgggaaaaatatctagaaatttgagaaaatcgaagaaatcaatttcaagactgttagatgcataactgtgttatcatgcatggcatttaaCATAGATAAGTTGCACTGaaataacatgggcaggattaggattaacaaacggtgttcactaaacaatttcacTATTTAAACAGATTGTTTTCCTTGTGTAAAGAAggtttagggtaagtctctacaatGCCTGTTGAAAGCATACGATTGTGCAGCAGATTGAAGAAGTAAGGTAAAAAAGACCCGCCGTATTCACAGCAATAGTTTTTACTAAACCAATGTACTGTTATGCTGCATTATTTTTAGAAGTGCTTTACATTTTCCTAGTTAAATAAGATTTTTGAATAATATGTGACCTTTTGCAAATGCTGGAAGCAGGATAACAACCCTTACAAATGAAACTTACTGTTTAATTCTGTCACTTTATTATTTCCACGACTCAATCATCGCTATGTGTTCATTAATATctttattgtattattttacaggaaaaacaatcattattttgaaattaagtttttttttctctaatttcaacatttaaatgatataCACATGAAAGCAGAAATAAGATCATTTCAAAGCAATCTATGACATGATTTAGGTTGGTCAAAAGTATCTCCAAGACATTGGCCTACACATGGTCTGTCGGTCGGCTTCCAGcccttattttgtttgtatggGAAACCCTAAACTCATGTGTACAAATTTTCCATGAGAAATTTAGgacattaaaacttaaaaatgtacCATTAAATGACGGTAATAATTCATATTGGTGATAGTTGTCTGACATGTGGATTTATTTGTTGATATAACTGCGGTTCGTGCGCAGTTTATAAAAGCAATAAAGTATGTAACATTATGAACATGTGAAGGTGATCttaaatgttgtaagaataaaaagtAATATAATGTACAAACGCTATAtgtttaaaatggtttttaatttataaaagaataaaaaaaataagaattaagtGCATGTTTGAATATTGTGTAATATGGCAAAATAACTATGAAGTATcagatttctattttttttttactcaagtACAAGTTATATTCATAGAGCGAATATTCACACCATTTTATACAAAACTgtaaattgattttcaaaaaacgGTGCCCTCCAAATTTATGGCAAAATGTGAATATACACAACATGTCATCGCATCTGCAGGAAGGATAACGAGGTAATCTCtaaattgttacaaaaatatgtcccaCCTAATGAAGCCTGCAAATGGTTGACCTTAATTAAGCGGATGCATATCTTTAGTAAgtttggttttttgtttgttttgggtttaatgccgtttttcaacagatcagtcatgtaaaggcggtgtttctggattctgtaccagaacaaacctgttctccgcaagtaactgccaacttccccagagtggaggacgaatgatttcaggcacaaagTCTTTTTTCAACTCGACACAGAGAACactccgcccggggatcgaactcgcgggcTTCTTATTTAGTAAGAGGCTAGGCATAAATAAAATTAGTGAGAAAAGCGTTTCATAACCGAATATTTCTTTGCCAACCACGAATAGATTGCCGTCCACATTTTAAATGACTTTTGACACCTCTGGCAGGTTGATTTCTACATACGGTCGTCCCTAAGGAGCTTGGATGTTTAGTTCTAGCATTCATTTATTTCACATTGTGGAAGTCCTTATTTTTATAATCatcatatataaataataaatataaatacctacaaagtttattttattcaacAGTTATACAAAATTGTCCTTTGTTACTAAAGTCAATTTGGACATTACATCAATCTAGGCAGACAGACGCTCTGTGCATTAAAGGTCAGTGGCCACCCTTTTACAAcgcatattttcattattatttatcaAGAGTGATATGAATTAAATTGATTCTCAACAATACCGTTagtaaaatattatcattatgtaGTACTGTGTATAACTCATACAAAAACCAATAAATCACACCGAAGTACGAGTTAACTCCCTTTCATTGTGATTGACCTCTGAACCGGAAGTGACGTACATTTATCCCCAGCTGATTTATTTACTTCCTAATCAACGTAGAATATAGGCCAATATCactttatttatcaaattatctgACAATAGACGAAGCTTCGCATGAATTTGGGTTGGAAGATGTTTTCGTTGTGCAGCCGTATATGTACGAACCAGAACCTGCTACTGAGAACGATGAAATCGTTTCAAGCGAGGAAGATTCTGAGCCTGAGGAACATTTCGAGCCGGGGAAAACGAACGACTGGAAAATCTCGATTGGTAATAACCTGATACGCATAATTGCAGAACATAGAGTAGATAATCTATGTTTCAGTTTcggttacattaaaaaaaatattcagcttGTTAAGCGGCAGGTGTCACATACTAATTGTATGCTATTCTACAAGACATGTCTATGGACCCTATATTTCGGGCTGGACGCCAAACTTTGTttgagaaaatgcccatatacctaatgttaaacatttgtttGTGACAGTCTTTGTCACTAAATAAAAACAGCTAGTTTACATTATTGGAGTTGATAGTCTGTTGATAGTACAATATGCAAGCATTTGTCAAACTGGACTCTGCAGTCAGCCacacaatatataaataatagACCGTGTGTTATATAAATAATAGACTGTgtgttatataaataataaagatCTTCAAGTgttttatcgtctaatttaccatggttcagaaTTCATATGCTTGCATAAAATAGAACTACTAGGGTTTTAGCCTGATTGAGTGGTTAAATACTGCAGCATTTCATGAATgacgaaccgtggtaaattagatgataaagcACTCCGACGTCTTTATTcttttcattctgacatgttcaTTTGAATTTTCAGGTGTGAATGTAGAAACTGCAGTGCAATGCAGACTGGCATAGAGTGTAAATGTTACCACGAGTTTCCAGACCTAGCCGAGAAACTCGATGGTTTTACATGTATAACCCAACACCCTGGTTTTGTTGGAAACTGCTTGAACAGAGATGTTGTGGAAGTGTCCTTCTATGAATTTCTACAACGGAATGGGCCTATTGGAGATGAGGAACCTGTTCATGAGTAAGTTTTTCTCCTAAAGTGAGACCATTAAataaaccaaagaagtataaaatattatttttatagctctttgaataaaCTAAGAAGAGTCATATAAAATACAGGTAGTGCAATGTATGTTGTCTTGAACAGTATGGTTTATACAATGTAACTGGAAGTACTGCAGTCATTTTACTCCAATTACTACTGCATGGAAGTTCTTGCTTTTGGAATGTTGAATGGCCATTTGGATTGACATAACAGGTTACATACAAGAACTATTTTATAGAATACTTGATATGATCTtgataaacatgtattttaacccgcatcatgctggacacaattgaagctgtgcagtctgatcatgatttgcactgatTCTTATCTAGTCAGTATCAGTTTTGTATGCATCGCTTTTAATAGTTCTGGTACTGTCcacattgaaagatggaca from Mercenaria mercenaria strain notata chromosome 16, MADL_Memer_1, whole genome shotgun sequence encodes the following:
- the LOC123540950 gene encoding uncharacterized protein LOC123540950, translating into MQTGIECKCYHEFPDLAEKLDGFTCITQHPGFVGNCLNRDVVEVSFYEFLQRNGPIGDEEPVHETYRYVAYRRLARWIWHRLAKHDRRVLPSCAVTAIRANFPSEEYTGYRYARNL